A genomic stretch from Setaria italica strain Yugu1 chromosome VII, Setaria_italica_v2.0, whole genome shotgun sequence includes:
- the LOC105914747 gene encoding uncharacterized protein LOC105914747 encodes MDFDFELLQPCEEPFYGIVPGKGSYPIVRVVLQITFGTQANYCPKYLIFDVANFKTFYHASKFMAIPYHTYLVLKMPAPNGVLSIYGDVETSYKCYIKAFQLVEALELSAKTTAIIAKA; translated from the coding sequence ATGGACTTCGACTTCGAGCTGCTCCAACCTTGTGAAGAACCCTTCTATGGCATCGTCCCCGGCAAAGGATCCTACCCGATTGTTCGAGTTGTTTTGCAAATCACCTTTGGCACACAGGCCAACTACTGTCCGAAGTACCTCATATTCGATGTGGCAAACTTCAAGACTTTTTACCATGCTAGCAAGTTCATGGCGATCCCATACCACACATACCTTGTCCTCAAGATGCCGGCTCCAAATGGAGTCCTCTCCATCTACGGCGATGTCGAGACGTCGTACAAATGCTACATCAAGGCATTTCAGCTCGTGGAAGCCTTGGAGTTATCAGCTAAGACCACCGCCATAATAGCCAAGGCCTAG